One segment of Ficedula albicollis isolate OC2 chromosome 2, FicAlb1.5, whole genome shotgun sequence DNA contains the following:
- the LRRC14B gene encoding leucine-rich repeat-containing protein 14B: MKSLRFISAEAFVSNAEFARKSLGAVAHDLFPLLFKASYLLEQGEVIHDLVENWPLFDFNMGKLLGATLDYQEDLSHRTCSVCLESCLTGLRDYVLNQSSPYMKKLKVVDLTGIKDVEVQFCKCKKTMGRWARTQLLSKLCSELLVYLQRAQCNPGTFEISINVLIDLFVTERNYELVVQALLKKCSCPLKICCVAFRSDNLTLQKFFYIIKLTDPSLLRKLEIVHNVHLEMEHLEMLFNSIHFPLLMSLTLPARTFNVRRFTATDEQMLSNIGEKMGEMSQLTELSMSFSILTGRIQKLLSPLKTPLKMLDVSNCSLNHADMAFLANSFHANHLEVLDLSGHDIPELYPSTFFKLLSHCSSVLRSLTLEDCNIQDTHVNMLILGLSPCQKLQEFKFIGNPLSSQALKHLFTFLCELPMLKNVEFPVPRDCYPIGITYPIDDASLCRFDHQKYERVAEELNLILLQANREDVKASTPLFGSYDAAVQETNNELGAYLIKSFKETLEKFTTSFSKMS; encoded by the exons ATGAAGTCTCTCCGATTCATTAGCGCCGAAGCGTTTGTGTCAAATGCAGAGTTTGCCAGGAAGAGTCTCGGTGCTGTTGCCCACGATCTTTTTCCGCTTCTTTTTAAAGCCAGCTATTTACTGGAACAAGGGGAAGTGATTCACGACTTGGTAGAGAACTGGCCACTTTTTGATTTTAACATGGGAAAACTTTTGGGAGCTACTCTGGACTACCAGGAAGACCTGAGCCATAGGACATGCTCAGTGTGCTTGGAAAGCTGTCTGACAGGGCTGAGAGACTATGTGCTGAATCAGTCTTCTCCCTACATGAAAAAGTTGAAAGTGGTCGACCTGACGGGTATAAAAGATGTTGAAGTTCAGTTTTGTAAGTGCAAGAAGACAATGGGCAGGTGGGCTAGGACACAGCTGCTCTCTAAGCTTTGTTCAGAACTGCTGGTTTACCTGCAACGAGCACAGTGCAACCCAGGTACCTTTGAAATCAGTATCAATGTGCTAATTGACTTATTTGTTACAGAGCGGAACTATGAGCTGGTTGTGCAGGCCCTGTTGAAGAAATGCAGTTGTCCACTGAAAATCTGCTGTGTGGCATTCAGATCTGACAACCTGACCTTGCAGAAATTCTTCTATATCATAAAACTCACTGATCCCTCCTTGTTGCGTAAACTGGAAATAGTTCATAATGTTCACTTGGAAATGGAACACTTGGAAATGCTCTTCAACAGCATCCACTTCCCTCTATTGATGTCTTTGACCTTGCCAGCACGAACATTTAATGTGAGGAGGTTCACAGCTACAGACGAACAGATGCTTTCTAACATTGGAGAAAAGATGGGCGAAATGTCGCAGCTCACTGAGCTGAGTATGTCATTTTCTATACTCACTGGAAGAATACAGAAACTTCTCAG CCCATTAAAAACTCCACTGAAGATGCTGGATGTTTCTAACTGCTCCCTGAACCATGCTGATATGGCCTTTTTAGCCAATAGCTTCCATGCCAACCACTTGGAAGTCCTGGACTTGAGTGGTCACGATATTCCTGAGCTTTACCCATCAACATTCTTTAAGCTCCTCAGCCATTGCTCTTCAGTGCTCAGGAGTCTTACCCTGGAGGACTGTAACATCCAGGACACTCATGTCAACATGTTGATTTTAGGTTTAAGCCCTTGTCAAAAACTACAGGAGTTTAAGTTTATTGGAAACCCACTGTCATCCCAAGCACTTAAACACCTTTTCACGTTTCTCTGTGAACTGCCAATGCTGAAAAATGTGGAGTTCCCAGTTCCAAGGGATTGCTACCCTATTGGCATCACATACCCCATTGATGATGCCAGTCTTTGCAGATTTGATCACCAAAAATATGAAAGGGTAGCAGAGGAGCTTAATCTCATTTTACTCCAAGCAAATAGAGAGGATGTGAAGGCTTCAACACCACTCTTTGGGAGTTATGATGCAGCTGTACAGGAGACAAACAATGAACTGGGAGCTTACTTGATCAAGTCCTTCAAAGAGACTTTAGAGAAATTCACTACTTCATTTAGCAAAATGAGTTAA